In the Clostridium cellulovorans 743B genome, TATAATCGGAATGGCATATTTTACCTGATCATTAATACCTTTATATAAAAGTTTTCCATGATTATATATTTTATCGATCTTCTCTTTATAAGTTTCTTTTCCATTAAGCAAAAACTTTGAATCATTAATTGCTCGATGTACTGTATCAGCTAATAGATAATCTACAAATACCACTTTGTCATTTCTTTCCATTATGAATTCATCAATTTTATCAAGTTTCTTCAATGTACTATCAACTTCTGCAGTTTTAAACCTATTAATCGTTTTTAATTTTTCATTAAGTTCTAGAGCTTTATTCATCTTGCTAGAAACTTTTTCGAGATAACTTAAACTATCATCCAAAACTTTTTTAACTATATCAAGATCCAAGATATCCGCTACTTGGCCAAAGCTTGGAACTTCAATTTCTTGTCTATCATAATATTCTTCTATAGTTTCTTTTAACGTTCTAACTTCTGTGCCCTTAATATGAGCACCACCCTCAGTAGCATTTATGTACTTGAACTCTTTATAATACTCTAGTATATCCTCTAGAACTAATCTAAAATAATCTAAAGACTGAGAAGTTCTTACAAGACCACCAAAGACATCTTTTACGTATTTATCCATATCTCCTGCAACTTTTTCAAATTTTTCTGCATCCGCAAACTTTTCTTGAATAAATTTTGCATTATCAGCATGGACTTTTTCATTTGTATACGCCAAATCTTGACCAATGAATATTATAGGATTACATCCACAGTGAATTGCAAACCTGGTGCAGGAGTGAGCAACAGAACCTCCGATCGAAATGTTTTCAGTTTCTTCCTTGGCAATTTTATTAATGAAACCAGAATGAGAATAGAATATTCTTTTACCTTTATGCAATTCTAAAACCTTATGTGAAATTATTTCTGAATGAATTAAAGGTATATCATATTTTTCTAGTAAATCTGAGACTAAAGCGTTAGATTGTTCAGAGTTATCAATAATACTCATATAATCTGGGATTATACCATTCTCAACTAGAGGTCTTAATGTTCTTCCGCCACATATTATAATAAATTTTCCTTTAGCTTTTTTTAGTTCTTTAATATTTTTATCTAAGGAAGGTCCAGCAGATACTATAACAGCTGGAATATTTTCATGAATATTTTTATATCTATTTATAGAAGTTTCATTACATAGATATCTCAAATTTCTTACAGTCGATTCGAACCACGCTTTAGAAAACTTCACAGCAGTATTTTTATTAAATATCGCACTTCTTATACCATCTCTAATTAATCCTGTAATCTCCAAAACCTCTTTAGGAAATATAGTAGTATATCCTGGATGATTAATAATCTTAAATTGATAAAAAGCATTTTTTTGTATACTCTCTTCGATATTTATGGTTCTACCTTTCTCAAAACAAAAAATATTTATATTTTGTCCATTCAAGCAATCTACATTTCCATCTGTATCCTTGTAGAATTCTTGTAACTCTGAGTACTTTTCGCTTTTAGCATATGTTTCAAATATTTCTTTGTTTGGCTCTACTACTAAAAGTTTCATAGTAGAATTCATCTTATCTTTTAGCCGTTTTATATATTCTCCAGTTCCAAGTCCTATGACTAAAACAGTAGCAAAATCTTCCAGTTCCCCAATATCTTCGATAATTTTATTTATATCATTCTCAGCATTATATTTACTTCCTAAGTATCTTGATTTATTTTCTATGCTTAATTTAACGATATCATAACCGTCTTTACTTTTTTCATAAACTACTTCTATTTTTTCATCTAAACTATGTTCTTCCATATTTCCTCCCCAAAATTAATATGTTTAATATATCGTTTAATCTTATAAATTCTTTATAAATAATCCCTGTGACTATGTTACATAAAGGGAATAGTTTGCATTATTGAAAATTATACTATACCTTAATTATAATAACAAATAAATATTACAATAATTATAACAAAGTAGTTATTCATTTTAAAAGATATTCCCGCATTTATTCTTTTCCTCTTATACATTCCTTATACAAGAGACTACCCACCATAAAATATAGGAATTATTAAATATATAATATCCATCTTCTCAGTAATATTATTCATAAAATAAAATATAGAGACTATAACATAGTATTATTGATACCTGTTCCTAAATCTCCATATTTTTAAATCATATACAATTTCAGTTCAAAACTATCAACAGTTATCTTACTTTCATTTCTTTTTCAGTATGTATAATAGGAATTTCTTTCATAGAATAATCCTCTACTTTTGAAAAACCATTACCTGATTTTACTGCATCGAAAAACAAGTTTAAATTTCCCTCTGTTCCTTGGGCTTCCATTTGAACCAATCCATTTTCTAAATTCTTTACCCAACCAGTTATTGAAAACTTCATAGCACTTGTAGCACAAAAATACCTAAAACCCACAAACTGCACTCTTCCAGTAAAAAATAGCAAATACCTTTTCATCTGACACACCAAAACCTTTCAAAAATCATTATAACAAATCGCTAATTTTTCTCGATCTTAGTTCTTTTAATAAACTTTCTTGAATTTTCCTAAGTTCCATACTTATATTGCATTTTCCTTTGCGGTTATTTGAACAAAGTTCCTTATCTTGAATACACTTATTAAGAATAATTGGACCTTCAATTGCTTCTATAACACTGGCCATTGTTATATCCTCTGGGTTTGTAGCAAGAGCATATCCACCATTTATTCCTCTATAAGACCTTACCACATGTGCTTTGGTAAGTTTTCTAAGTAATTTAAGAAGAAATCTTAAAGGTATATCACAACTTTCTGCTATTACCTTTGCCTCAATTTTATTTGGATATTTTTCCGCAATATTTACTACAGCTCTTAATGCATAGTCACTTTCTTGTGTAATTTTCATAGTTATCACCTTTTTGAGTATTTATTTATACATAATGTATTAATCTTAAGATGCTACTTTCATCTTAGCTATTCATATTATAAATTAAATCACACCAATTATGTATAGTAAATATAATTATTGAATTTACTATAAAAAAAACAGCATCTTCAAGTTAATCTTAAAAATACTGCTTTTATAATGAGTTTTATGTATGGCTGGGATAGTAGGATTCGAACCTACGGATACCAGAGTCAGAGTCTAGCGCCTTACCGCTTGGCGATATCCCAATAACAATTCATTAAACGATTAAAAAACATATCATTCAAATGACATTAATTATATTATCATAATAATTACATTCTCGCAACCCTAAGATTATTAAGGATATTACAATTTAATATGTTCCCCTATAAAACAATATATTCATACATAAAACGATAACTAGAAAAAATAAATACATTTAAACCTTGATAAAAGTCACTTTTGAATATAGCTTGTCTTTGAATGGTTAATAAAAACACACACAAGGAAATTATTCGATGATATTTTTCACAATTGCCTTTGAACTTTTATCCATTACTACAAATGATTCTCCATTACTATTTTGAGCTGAAATATTATTTATAATATATGATGAGTTACTAATTATAACACCTTCACTTTTGCCAACAGGGAAACATTTTATATTGTCTATTCTAACACTTTTAGTGTTTTTACCTTTCCCTACTTCATCTAAAAATACATCGCATTTCACATTAGGTCTTATAGTATTTACATTTTTAACTGTTATATTTTTAATTATTGTATCACTACATTTATTTAACCAAACACCTTTTAACTCTTTGCTTTGCTTTATACTGTCACTATCTTCTATACTACTCTTCATCTTATATGCATCTGCTCCATATTCATCTACTTGAATCTCACCTATGATATGCCTATTTCCTGTAAGGTATACCCCATGCACATCAGATTTTTTAACCCAAATCTTACCTATAAATAAATTAGAAGGGTTATTACTTGCTCCATCTATTTCTACTGCTGCCACGTTGTTATGTCCTGCAGAATCCAAATCATCTACTTCGATTAATTTACACTTCATATTTGTAGTACCAGGACTAATATGAACCCCTCTACCTTTTATATTAGGGTAATCTGTAGCTTTTAACCCATCTGATTTGACATGTATAGCATCTACTGTAAGACCATCAACATTACGAGTTCCAAATCTGTCATATGTAACTATCGTTCCTCTTATAGTTATGTTCTTAATTTTGTTTTTACTATTTTCAACAAAGATGTGAACTAATCCTGTTAACTCTGCACCTTCTTCAAATCTTATGACTAAATTACTTTGAGAAATATTGAGTTGTGTTTTATATAGACCTTTAGGGAAAAAAACCTCATAACCTAGGTTTCTTGCATTGTCTAAAGCATTTTTCACAAGTTTATAATTATTCAATAATGAATTATCATATGGGAATACTCCATACCTTCTTACGTCACCATAGCTGTAACGTTCATCAGTAACTCCAATCTCATTTGCTTGTAGTGGATAATCTCCCAGTGATCTAGATATTATTTCTTTTGATTCTTCTTTATTTTGTACATATGTGCTACTTTGATTTATTTCCTTAGTTTTTTCAACTTCACTATATTTATTTTCTGAGTAATTGTATATGCACGCAAAGCTAAAAAGTAACAAGCTAAAAATCAGAAACCTAATTTCAAATTTCTTTCTATTTCTTAATTTTATCATCCACTCGCTTCCTTTAATATGAAAAACTTAAATTATATTCAAGTATATATTTGAAACTAATTATAAAATATTACATTTTATAAGTCAATTATAAGTAAAATAAAAAAGGTAGCAAATTTCTTAATTTTCATTTCAGAATAACTAATTTTGGACGATAATAATATTATATGTAATTAAAACAATAAATTATAAAATAACCTAATAATTATATATAATACTTTTTTAGCAAACATATCTGCTAATTACAAAATAAATAATATTAAACTGTACATATTTTTTTATTACGAAAAACTCTAATTACAATTATAAAAAGAAAGGAGATTATCAAAGGAATTACAAA is a window encoding:
- a CDS encoding motility associated factor glycosyltransferase family protein, whose amino-acid sequence is MEEHSLDEKIEVVYEKSKDGYDIVKLSIENKSRYLGSKYNAENDINKIIEDIGELEDFATVLVIGLGTGEYIKRLKDKMNSTMKLLVVEPNKEIFETYAKSEKYSELQEFYKDTDGNVDCLNGQNINIFCFEKGRTINIEESIQKNAFYQFKIINHPGYTTIFPKEVLEITGLIRDGIRSAIFNKNTAVKFSKAWFESTVRNLRYLCNETSINRYKNIHENIPAVIVSAGPSLDKNIKELKKAKGKFIIICGGRTLRPLVENGIIPDYMSIIDNSEQSNALVSDLLEKYDIPLIHSEIISHKVLELHKGKRIFYSHSGFINKIAKEETENISIGGSVAHSCTRFAIHCGCNPIIFIGQDLAYTNEKVHADNAKFIQEKFADAEKFEKVAGDMDKYVKDVFGGLVRTSQSLDYFRLVLEDILEYYKEFKYINATEGGAHIKGTEVRTLKETIEEYYDRQEIEVPSFGQVADILDLDIVKKVLDDSLSYLEKVSSKMNKALELNEKLKTINRFKTAEVDSTLKKLDKIDEFIMERNDKVVFVDYLLADTVHRAINDSKFLLNGKETYKEKIDKIYNHGKLLYKGINDQVKYAIPIIKDELDKLNN
- a CDS encoding acylphosphatase; translation: MKRYLLFFTGRVQFVGFRYFCATSAMKFSITGWVKNLENGLVQMEAQGTEGNLNLFFDAVKSGNGFSKVEDYSMKEIPIIHTEKEMKVR
- a CDS encoding RrF2 family transcriptional regulator is translated as MKITQESDYALRAVVNIAEKYPNKIEAKVIAESCDIPLRFLLKLLRKLTKAHVVRSYRGINGGYALATNPEDITMASVIEAIEGPIILNKCIQDKELCSNNRKGKCNISMELRKIQESLLKELRSRKISDLL